In Molothrus aeneus isolate 106 chromosome 25, BPBGC_Maene_1.0, whole genome shotgun sequence, one DNA window encodes the following:
- the WBP2 gene encoding WW domain-binding protein 2 isoform X1: protein MALNKNHSEGGGVIVNNSENVLMTYDHVEITFSDLEPMPEAFKGTKKGSVFLTPYRVIFVSKGKDAMQSFVMPFYLLKDCEIKQPVFGANYIKGTVKAEAGGGWEGSATFKMTFSAGGAIEFGQRMLQVASQVSRGEIPSGAYGYSYMPNGSYAFAPPAANGGYPYPPPPPDFYPGPPAADGSMGYMQLPPPPYPGPMEPPLSGPDLPSTPAAEAKAAEAAASAYYSPGNPHNVYMPTDQPPPPPYFPPEDKKNQ from the exons ATGGCGCTCAACAAGAACCACTCGGAGGGCGGCGGCGTCATCGTTAACAACAGCGAGAA TGTTTTGATGACCTATGACCATGTAGAAATCACCTTCAGTGATCTGGAGCCAATGCCAGAGGCCTTCAAGGGCACCAAGAAAGGGAGTGTGTTCCTGACTCCCTACCGG gttATCTTTGTGTCCAAGGGGAAGGATGCTATGCAGTCATTTGTGATGCCCTTTTATTTGCTGAAGGATTGTGAGATCAAGCAGCCAGTGTTTGGAGCAAATTACATCAAGGGCACAGTgaaagcagaggcaggag GTGGCTGGGAAGGATCTGCCACATTCAAGATGACCTTTTCAGCTGGGGGTGCAATTGAATTTGGGCAGCGGATGCTGCAGGTGGCATCACAAG TCTCCAGAGGTGAAATACCCAGTGGAGCTTATGGCTATTCCTACATGCCAAATGGATCCTATGCTTTTGCACCACCTGCAGCTAATGGGGGCTATCCATacccacctcctcctccag ACTTTTATCCTGGTCCTCCTGCAGCAGATGGAAGCATGGGCTACATGCAGCTTCCACCCCCACCCTACCCAGGGCCCATGGAGCCCCCTCTCAGTGGCCCAGACCTGCCCTCCACTCCTGCAG CTGAAGCCAAggctgctgaagctgctgccagtgcttACTACAGCCCAGGCAACCCCCACAATGTCTACATGCCCACG GAccagccacctcctcctccatACTTCCCACCAGAGGACAAGAAAAACCAATAA
- the TRIM47 gene encoding E3 ubiquitin-protein ligase TRIM47, translated as MDAAPGSAPSSSAAALRLALAAPGLPEGPFCCPICLDVLRDPVTVPCGHNFCQGCLQALRQRPGPPDGGGAGGAARCPLCQEPVPAALRLCKNRALCELLPLLAAATGGSSPSSSAAATPTSPAGASPMAPGAEEEDAAGEEGAVVLCDVCPPGSRVAAERSCLVCLASFCGAHLEPHRRAPAFRAHRLVAPLRRLEEGLCPRHLQPLDGFCRTEQSCVCSRCRAHEHRAHDVVPLEQEREHKQAQQAKFLSDVENELEELAVTITQAKKMVELIKGAATKERERVEKLFAEASDVLAAFQKEVMGFIEDGERSMLGEAEADLRWKEQRRAKLAQCKQNLENVPSTDTIYFLQEFQALKAAMEENLSPPLSFQKELNFTKCTQVVGAMKDVLSTACKNQWNHLQGKGVDGLNCQEMEEALAESRFPDKSNNAACLESRDYFLKFAFIIDLDSDTADKFIQLFGTKGAKRVLCPIPYPESPTRFINCEQVLGLNLMNRGNYYWEVELIDGWVSIGVIAEDFDPREAYSHGRLGRNDSSCCLQWNGQNYVAWFGGFECPIQQPFFHTIGVFLEYSEKALTFYGVKDSKMTCLQQLKVSPSAKGKLDPFQNKINRQFASLFSCKLKPAFFLESVDAHLQIGPLKKDCVSVLKRR; from the exons ATGGATGCTGCGCCCGGGAGCGCCCCGTCGTCCTCCGCCGCGGCGTTGCGGCTGGCGCTGGCGGCTCCGGGGCTGCCCGAGGGTCCCTTCTGCTGCCCCATCTGCCTGGACGTGCTGCGGGACCCGGTGACGGTGCCGTGCGGACACAACTTCTGCCAGGGCTGCTTGCAGGCGCTCCGCCAGCGGCCAGGCCCCCCCgacggcggcggggcgggcggggccgccCGCTGCCCGCTGTGCCAGGAGCCCGTCCCCGCGGCCCTGCGCCTCTGCAAGAACCGCGCCCTGTGCGAGCTCCTGCCGCTGCTGGCGGCCGCCACCGGCGGCTCGTCCCCGTCGTCCTCGGCCGCCGCGACCCCGACGTCCCCGGCCGGCGCGTCCCCGATGGCGCCGGGAGCCGAGGAGGAGGATGCTGCGGGGGAGGAAGGAGCGGTGGTGCTGTGCGATGTGTGCCCGCCGGGATCCCGCGTGGCGGCCGAGCGGTCGTGCCTGGTGTGCCTGGCGTCCTTCTGCGGGGCGCACCTGGAGCCGCACCGGCGCGCCCCGGCTTTCCGCGCACACCGCCTGGTGGCCCCGCTCCGCCGGCTGGAGGAGGGGCTGTGCCCCcgccacctgcagcccctggacgGCTTCTGCCGCACCGAGCAGAGCTGCGTCTGCTCTCGCTGCCGCGCCCACGAGCATCGTGCCCACGACGTGGTGCCCCTCGAGCAGGAGCGAGAGCACAAGCAG GCCCAACAAGCCAAATTCCTCAGCGATGTGGAGAatgagctggaggagctggcagtCACCATCACCCAGGCCAAGAAGATGGTGGAGCTCATTAAG GGTGCTGCcacaaaggagagggaaagggtgGAGAAGCTCTTTGCAGAGGCCTCAGATGTGCTGGCAGCCTTCCAGAAGGAGGTGATGGGATTCATCGAGGACGGGGAGCGTTCCATGCTGGGGGAGGCCGAGGCTGATCTCcgctggaaggagcagagacGAGCCAAGCTGGCACAGTGCAAGCAGAACCTGGAGAACGTCCCCAGCACCGACACCATCTACTTCctccag GAATTTCAGGCCTTGAAAGCAGCCATGGAAGAAAACCTCTCTCCACCTCTGAGCTTCCAGAAAGAGCTGAACTTCACCAAGTGCACCCAAGTTGTGGGTGCCATGAAGGATGTGCTGTCCACTGCCTGCAAAAACCAGTGGAACCACTTGCAGGGGAAAGGAGTTGATGGATTGAATTGCCAGGAGATGGAGGAAG CGTTGGCTGAATCCCGATTTCCAGACAAGTCAAACAATGCTGCCTGCCTGGAGAGCCGTGATTATTTCCTGAAAT TTGCCTTCATCATCGACCTGGACAGTGACACAGCTGACAAGTTCATCCAGCTGTTCGGCACCAAGGGGGCCAAGCGGGTGCTGTGCCCCATCCCCTACCCAGAGAGCCCCACCCGCTTCATCAACTGCGAGCAGGTGCTGGGTTTGAACCTCATGAACAGGGGCAACTACTACTGGGAGGTGGAGCTGATCGATGGCTGGGTCAGCATCGGGGTCATCGCCGAGGATTTTGACCCGCGGGAGGCCTACAGCCACGGGCGCCTGGGCAGGAAcgacagctcctgctgcctgcagtggaaCGGCCAGAACTACGTGGCCTGGTTTGGTGGCTTCGAGTGCCCCATCCAGCAGCCCTTCTTCCACACCATCGGCGTCTTCCTGGAGTATTCGGAGAAGGCTTTGACCTTCTACGGAGTCAAGGACTCCAAAAtgacctgcctgcagcagctcaaggtctccccttctgccaaggGGAAGCTTGACCCGTTCCAGAACAAGATCAACCGGCAGTTTGCCTCTCTTTTCTCGTGCAAGCTGAAGCCAGCCTTCTTCCTGGAGAGCGTGGATGCCCACCTGCAGATCGGGCCGCTGAAGAAGGATTGCGTGTCGGTGCTGAAGCGCCGGTga
- the WBP2 gene encoding WW domain-binding protein 2 isoform X2 encodes MTYDHVEITFSDLEPMPEAFKGTKKGSVFLTPYRVIFVSKGKDAMQSFVMPFYLLKDCEIKQPVFGANYIKGTVKAEAGGGWEGSATFKMTFSAGGAIEFGQRMLQVASQVSRGEIPSGAYGYSYMPNGSYAFAPPAANGGYPYPPPPPDFYPGPPAADGSMGYMQLPPPPYPGPMEPPLSGPDLPSTPAAEAKAAEAAASAYYSPGNPHNVYMPTDQPPPPPYFPPEDKKNQ; translated from the exons ATGACCTATGACCATGTAGAAATCACCTTCAGTGATCTGGAGCCAATGCCAGAGGCCTTCAAGGGCACCAAGAAAGGGAGTGTGTTCCTGACTCCCTACCGG gttATCTTTGTGTCCAAGGGGAAGGATGCTATGCAGTCATTTGTGATGCCCTTTTATTTGCTGAAGGATTGTGAGATCAAGCAGCCAGTGTTTGGAGCAAATTACATCAAGGGCACAGTgaaagcagaggcaggag GTGGCTGGGAAGGATCTGCCACATTCAAGATGACCTTTTCAGCTGGGGGTGCAATTGAATTTGGGCAGCGGATGCTGCAGGTGGCATCACAAG TCTCCAGAGGTGAAATACCCAGTGGAGCTTATGGCTATTCCTACATGCCAAATGGATCCTATGCTTTTGCACCACCTGCAGCTAATGGGGGCTATCCATacccacctcctcctccag ACTTTTATCCTGGTCCTCCTGCAGCAGATGGAAGCATGGGCTACATGCAGCTTCCACCCCCACCCTACCCAGGGCCCATGGAGCCCCCTCTCAGTGGCCCAGACCTGCCCTCCACTCCTGCAG CTGAAGCCAAggctgctgaagctgctgccagtgcttACTACAGCCCAGGCAACCCCCACAATGTCTACATGCCCACG GAccagccacctcctcctccatACTTCCCACCAGAGGACAAGAAAAACCAATAA